One Megachile rotundata isolate GNS110a chromosome 5, iyMegRotu1, whole genome shotgun sequence genomic region harbors:
- the Trap1 gene encoding TNF receptor associated protein 1: MATALRLRLAIKFGKTLSRPLSRHLERKILEKQCFQFPAITGRSVRCLSSQAATQTTENHNIIKDTEKVTGEGDKHEFQSETQMLLQIVAKSLYSEKEVFLRELISNASDALEKLRYMRLTDNQAAEVLGDRSLEIHIGTDKQNRILTIQDTGIGMTREELVSNLGTIARSGSRAFLEKLKEKQDAGDASQIIGQFGVGFYSTFMVADKVEVFTKSYAEDAEGLCWMSDGSSTFKISKAEGVQPGTKIVIHLKVDCREFSDDTTVDRLITKYSNFIGSPIYLNGKRVNTIQPLWTLDPKDITQMQHQEFYRFIANCLDSPRFVLHYTTDAPLNIRALLYIPEEKPPLYDFVKNDTSGIALYSRKILIKNKAENILPKWMRFIKGVVDSEDIPLNLSRELLQNSTLIGKLRSVLTTRVLKFLHEKSQKQFEEYYKFYKDHSIFLKEGIISTEDQKDKEEIAKLLRFESSASAPDEVISLEDYTKRMPSDQKKIYYLVAPSRSLAEQSPYYESLKKRNTEVLFCYEPHDDVIFLHLRQYKSHQLISIEEEIREADSSKSDSPSIINQGEIDNLISYMKQVLSGKAHDIKITNRLESHPCVITVQNLASARHFTRIQLRQMKDDALYTMLRPSFEINPNHPIIKKLCGLTSTNSTLADLLIKQLFTNSMVEAGLIDNPRVVVSTMNELLTEALQKY, from the exons ATGGCCACCGCATTAAGACTGAGACTCGCAATTAAATTCGGAAAAACTCTTTCAAGGCCGTTGAGTCGGCACTTGGAGAGGAAGATTTTGGAGAAACAATGTTTCCAATTTCCTG CTATAACAGGGAGATCAGTGCGATGCTTATCATCCCAAGCAGCAACACAGACAACAGAAAACCACAATATCATAAAAGATACAGAGAAAGTTACAG GCGAAGGTGATAAACATGAATTTCAATCAGAAACACAAATGCTATTGCAAATTGTTGCAAAGTCCCTGTATTCAGAGAAAGAG GTATTTCTTCGTGAATTGATCTCCAATGCAAGTGATGCTCTGGAAAAACTACGGTATATGAGGTTAACAGATAACCAGGCAGCAGAAGTTCTCGGTGatagaagcttggaaattcaCATTGGTACTGATAAACAAAACAGAATTCTTACAATTCAGGATACAGGGATTGGTATGACTAGAGAAGAATTGGTATCCAACTTGGGAACAATAGCTCGATCAGGATCTAGG GCAttcttagaaaaattgaaagagaagCAAGATGCTGGTGATGCATCTCAAATTATTGGACAATTTGGTGTTGGTTTCTACAGCACTTTTATGGTTGCTGATAAAGTAGAAGTATTTACTAAATCATATGCAGAAGATGCTGAAGGTCTCTGCTGGATGTCTGATGG TTCAAGCACTTTTAAAATCTCAAAAGCTGAGGGAGTTCAACCAGGcacaaaaattgttatacatttGAAAGTTGACTGCCGAGAATTTAGCGATGATACCACGGTTGATC GTCTTATCACCAAGTACAGCAACTTTATTGGTAGCCCTATATATTTAAATGGTAAAAGAGTTAATACCATACag CCATTATGGACGCTCGATCCGAAAGATATTACGCAGATGCAACATCAAGAATTCTATAGGTTTATCGCAAACTGTTTAGATAGCCCGCGATTCGTACTGCATTATACGACCGATGCTCCACTTAATATTAGAGCATTATTATATATTCCGGAAGAAAAACCCCCACTATACGATTTCGTCAAAAACGATACAAGCGGCATTGCTTTATACAGCCGTAAAATTTTAATCAAGAACAAGGCAGAAAATATTTTACCGAAATGGATGCGTTTCATTAAAGGCGTTGTGGACTCCGAAGACATTCCTCTTAACTTGAGTCGAGAATTATTACAGAACAGCACTTTGATTGG aaaattaagaAGTGTTTTGACAACGCGTGTCTTAAAATTCTTGCACGAAAAATCTCAGAAACAATTTGAAgagtattataaattttataaggaTCATAGCATTTTCTTGAAAGAAGGCATCATAAGTACCGAAGACCAAAAAGATAag GAAGAAATAGCGAAACTCTTGCGTTTTGAGTCATCAGCTAGTGCTCCGGATGAGGTAATTAGTCTCGAAGATTATACTAAACGGATGCCTTCAGATCAGAAAAAGATATATTACCTTGTAGCGCCAAG ccGGTCCTTGGCTGAACAATCGCCATATTATGAATCCTTGAAAAAACGTAATACCGAAGTATTATTTTGTTACGAACCGCATGATGATGTAATTTTCTTGCACTTGAGACAATATAAATCTCATCAATTAATTTCTATTGAAGAAGAGATTCGTGAAGCAGATTCAAGTAAATCTGACAGTCCTA GTATTATTAATCAAGGTGAAATTGATAACCTCATATCCTATATGAAACAAGTCTTATCAGGAAAAGCACATGACATTAAAATAACTAATCGGCTGGAATCACATCCGTGTGTAATTACGGTTCAAAATTTAGCGAGCGCAAGACATTTCACTCGTATACAACTCCGTCAGATGAAAGATGACGCGTTATATACCATGCTTAGACCATCTTTTGAAATAAATCCGAATCATCCTATTATTAAAAAACTTTGTGGTTTAACAAGTACGAACTCTACGTTAGCCGACCTTCTCATAAAACAG TTGTTCACTAATAGCATGGTTGAAGCTGGTTTAATTGATAATCCACGAGTAGTTGTGTCTACCATGAACGAATTATTAACTGAagcattacaaaaatattaa